One genomic region from Flexistipes sp. encodes:
- a CDS encoding AAA family ATPase, producing MKNYREDIDKLFEYYDKYLQGKDKALRLTLITFLSRGHLLIEDVPGLGKTTLALAIAKSMGLSFGRIQCTNDLLPTDITGLSIFNKDKRSFEFRKGPIFNNIVLVDEINRATPKTQSALLESMGEKQVTVEGKTYNLPKPFFVIATQNPSEQHGTFPLPESQLDRFLMKISIGYPSRKRELEILKGGSSRGEINKSEPVLSSESVLNLINFIKNNVKVDDKIYEYLLEIANITRESSEFLIGLSTRAMLSILNAAKVSAFVNNRDYVIPEDISDYCRYTVSHRVIFRRQLPEDEKTDMLKSLLDSIKFPV from the coding sequence GTGAAAAACTACAGAGAAGACATAGACAAACTCTTTGAATATTATGATAAGTATCTGCAGGGCAAAGATAAAGCTTTAAGATTGACGCTGATTACTTTCCTCAGCAGAGGCCATCTTCTTATTGAGGATGTTCCCGGTCTGGGAAAGACAACTCTTGCCCTTGCCATTGCAAAATCAATGGGGCTTTCTTTTGGGAGAATTCAGTGTACAAATGATCTTTTGCCCACCGATATAACCGGGTTATCCATTTTTAACAAAGACAAAAGATCCTTTGAATTCAGAAAGGGGCCGATTTTCAATAATATTGTGCTTGTGGATGAAATCAACAGAGCAACTCCAAAAACTCAGAGTGCTCTTCTGGAATCTATGGGGGAGAAACAGGTCACTGTAGAGGGGAAGACATATAATTTGCCGAAGCCGTTTTTTGTGATAGCAACTCAAAATCCCTCGGAACAGCACGGAACGTTTCCTCTGCCGGAATCACAACTGGACAGATTTTTGATGAAAATAAGCATCGGTTACCCTTCCAGAAAGCGGGAGCTTGAAATTTTGAAAGGAGGTAGCAGCAGAGGAGAGATTAATAAATCTGAACCTGTTTTGAGCTCTGAAAGTGTACTTAATCTTATTAATTTCATAAAAAATAATGTCAAAGTTGATGATAAAATCTATGAATACCTGCTGGAAATTGCAAATATTACCAGGGAAAGCAGTGAGTTTTTGATAGGTTTATCCACAAGGGCTATGCTTTCTATCCTCAATGCTGCTAAGGTCAGTGCTTTTGTTAATAATCGGGATTATGTGATACCCGAAGATATTTCCGATTATTGCAGGTATACTGTTTCCCACAGGGTTATTTTTAGAAGACAGCTGCCCGAGGATGAGAAAACAGATATGCTGAAATCACTTTTGGATTCAATCAAATTTCCCGTATGA
- a CDS encoding DUF58 domain-containing protein: MKKSALKTKTNFKPVYFTKAGWFYIIVTIVLGFAAVNTGNNLIFIIVSFLLAVMAISGFYGKKNINNIKINLKMPAEIYAGSAFRVRLKAENEKKFLDSYLLKIKFYESEVFFGRIGRQSIKEGKTDLIFQKRGVNRIKEIVLYSRFPFNFFVRCKKIPVNSEAVVFPKPVKSNESARSYSLNETEGNAVKDNQASEELSSIRNYEYGDSLRLIHWKHFAKSDELKAKNFSGGLNSPVVIDLSGLDFVSESEISAAAYDIIDLIKKNTPVGLKTDNDYFPPDISHGHKLNLLRYLALYDDNN; the protein is encoded by the coding sequence ATGAAAAAATCTGCTTTAAAAACAAAGACGAATTTTAAACCCGTTTATTTTACCAAAGCCGGTTGGTTTTATATTATAGTTACAATAGTACTGGGATTTGCCGCAGTTAACACCGGCAATAACCTTATTTTTATTATTGTTTCTTTTCTACTGGCTGTAATGGCTATTTCCGGTTTTTACGGCAAAAAAAATATAAACAATATAAAAATCAATCTTAAAATGCCCGCTGAAATTTATGCCGGTTCTGCCTTTAGAGTGAGACTGAAGGCAGAAAATGAAAAAAAATTTCTTGATTCATACCTGCTTAAAATAAAATTTTATGAAAGTGAAGTGTTTTTCGGCAGAATAGGGCGGCAAAGCATCAAAGAGGGTAAAACGGATTTGATATTTCAGAAAAGGGGTGTTAACCGCATTAAAGAGATAGTCCTTTACTCGAGGTTTCCGTTTAATTTTTTTGTAAGATGTAAAAAAATTCCCGTTAACAGTGAAGCAGTGGTTTTCCCAAAGCCTGTGAAATCAAATGAAAGTGCAAGAAGTTATTCGCTCAATGAGACTGAAGGGAATGCCGTAAAAGATAATCAGGCATCGGAAGAGCTCAGCAGTATAAGGAATTATGAGTATGGGGACAGTTTGCGTCTTATTCACTGGAAACATTTTGCAAAAAGCGACGAGCTGAAAGCGAAGAATTTTAGCGGAGGGCTTAATTCTCCAGTAGTTATTGACTTAAGCGGTTTGGATTTTGTATCGGAGTCTGAAATTTCCGCTGCGGCTTATGACATCATTGATTTGATTAAGAAGAATACGCCGGTGGGGCTAAAAACGGACAACGATTATTTCCCCCCTGATATATCACACGGACACAAACTTAACCTTCTCAGATATCTGGCTTTATATGATGACAATAATTAA